The DNA window GTGCCAACGCTCAGTGTAAAACTAATTACCACATATCGCACCTGCAGCTTCGAAGTGAGCACAATTGTGTGTCCCTACACCTGCATGCTGGCAGTCCAGGAGGGTTTCTTCTGTGCCCTCACACTGCACATCATCAAGAAGCATCTTCAGGTGCCTCCCTTCCCCAAACTCGGCATTTTTCGAGGCTTTCAGCGCATGGCTGAACCCCAGCTGTCGGCACACCACAGCAACGCTCCTGGTGTTCCAGAGATCATCGCAAACGGTTCCCCATTGACCGTTGACGTATATTTCCACTCTTCCGCGGTCCTTCCGGCCTGCTTCGTCACCTACCAGTCTCACTGCCCCCCGATAGATGACCCTCTCCGACTTACCGTTCCCTTTTCTACGCCTGCCTTTACGCTGACGGGACTGCCTAGGAACCCGGGTAGTGGTGGCTGGAGACGGGGTGGTCCTGCCCCTTGCCGTATCCCGCTCTCTTAGAATGTCCAACAGTTCCTGAAACCAGTCTTTCGTAGTGGTGTGGGGAGAGCCCGTGGGCTCATCACCTCCTGAGGCCATCGGTCGTTTTCTTGGCATGTCAACTCCAATTAATGCTGTGGATGAGTATTTTAGGATCGTTTAATGAGACTAAGAATAAGATTTTGCCATTTAAAACAAGTCTTGCTTTCAACAATTATTCTgcagtcattttaattaaatattcaccAGTTTCCTCTTTTTTAATTACACTACAGATAACGAGCACTGCACTTATAATTGCTGTACAAAAAGCCTCTCTGGAGAGTAATGCCAAACTACAGTTTACTTTGTGTCAACTGAGATTTTATAAATAGAAACTTTGGATGACACAGCAAACACAGTTTAGATCGAAAGTATTATCTGAGGCAGAAAACATACTTTCCTTTGGTTTGAATTTTATCAGTCTGCTCTTGACTTGAACTGGAATGGGGTTGTAATGACATTTTCTAGGTGGAGCTCGTCTGTAAtacaataattttttatttactccTCAAGAGAGCTGATCTTGTTATCTCTGCTTCAACACCAGTAAAATGAAGCAAAAtcaatgaaaaaagaaaacactttcataaGGAAATACTAGGCTATGTCTACACTGAAGtaagaaactgaagaaaaatcACATTACATCTGTGCAAAACTTGGCCAGTTGACTTAAAGCCAGAGAAAGATTTAGACGATGACAATAGTAATATGTTGCCAACTCaggctttttttaaatggcagttTGTTCTTAGCAGATAGCAAGGTTTAAAGCAGTATTAAGCTGTTACAAGTGAAAACAGATGTCCACTGTTGATGGCCAAATATATCGACTTTGCGAGTTAAGAGAAGAGCAGTGAATTCACTTAAGCTTCTTGGCGAAGAATGACTTGTGATGACACTGCACATTCCAGCCTGTGGTTTGTGGTCTATATTCAGAGTAATAAAAAGTGTCTTACCGGGAGGGATCGACTATTTTATACACAACTCCAGAGGGTGTTGTCGCACTTGCAAGTTTAGTGGACATGAAATACAGTTCACCTAATCACAAAGACAGAACAGGCAGAGAAGCAGGGCTCACATTAGAACATCCCCTATAGTGTGAttcatctttacatttttatgccagcattctggctgctgcattttgtacTAGTTGTAGTTTATCTTTGTGCACTTTGAGTAATCACAGACCCCAGGGCAGAAAAACAATGCAGCattgaaagaaaacacaaatgaagcTTCTTCCATTCAGCAGCCCGAGTGTTGTCTATATGGTATTTAAAGCACAGATAAGAGCCAAGGATTGTGACAAGATTGTTCGCCTCTGATTATAGCCACAGTGCGAGACTGTGCAGCCTAAACAGCGTCAGATTAGTGAGTGGTCTAAATTCGCTCAAAGTACTGGAAGCCAAACGGGTtttcttcagaaatgttttgagCAAAGTGATTTCCAGCTTATCTGGAAAAATCTCTGACTCTTAGgaacaatttacaaaaaaaaaaaaatcaagcacaaTTCCAGCAAAGCAGTTAAAGATTTTCTTAAAACTTTAATCCTGTGAGAAACCAAACTGTTTTCAAAGTTTAACTGTAACTATTGACAGCCAAGTCGTCTACAGGTTCTTTGGGTCCATACCTGCCTCGTCCTCAGCAAAAGAAATGATGTATTGGTAGTAGTTGTTGATGAGGTTTGGAAAAGCACACGTCTGGCCTATGCCCATGCAGATCTCATTGTAGTCCCACTGCCCTGTGTTCCTGTTCTCCTTCAGACTCATCAAGCGCCTAAGGGAACAaactttgaaattattttttttacctgtgGAAATTCAGCTGTCTATCGGTGACTCACTGTCCGTCAGTACACATTTAACAGTGGAAGATACACACAGACGCTTCCTTTGAGTAAAAGTACAACTAACTTACACTATTACTGTGTAAAATAATagtaacattaataaaatacttatctgtatgtgtataacCTACACTGTGGGTCCTACAGTATATATGTCATGGTAGCGTAAAAGGAATGCCGAATGTACACTTTTTAATACTTACCCACTCATAAAGTCTCCGAATATGTACATTCCGTTTAGGTTAGGGTATTCACAGCCACGGTATACATAACCTCCTGTTACAGACTTCCCCATTTTATGAGGATATGCATAAATTGGAAGAACATCATCTACGGAGAACAGCATCATAATGGCATCTATTAACACCGGCGGTTAAATGAATCTCTCAACCACTGACCGCTAACTCGGTGAGCCCACCTAAAGAGCCGTTGATGCACAGCTTCTTGTCGTAACAAGAGAAACCTTCTTTTGCTCTCCATCCGTAGTTCTTGCCTTTCTCAACGATGTCGATCTCTTCATACTTATTCTGGCCCACATCCCCACAGAACAGGCGCCCTTTGCCCTGCTTGGTATACGGGTCCCCTCTGTCCACGGAGCACCGCCACATGTTCCGTACGCCATAGGCGTACACCTCGGGACGGGCATCGTGATTGTGGACAAACGGGTTGTCGGGGGGGATTCGATACAGGGGGCCCCTTTCGTTGTCGTTCACGTCGATACGAAGGACCTTGCCCAGAAGAGCAGACCTTAAGCGAAGAGAAGACAAAGATTATGTAACTGAAGTTACTGCAGGCTGCTAGCCTTTTGTTTATATCCCCTATCTTGTCATACCCTATTAACCTCATGGGAGGTCCTGTACTCTCACTGTGTAAGCAACGTAGAGCCATGCAAATTATGCCAGAGCCCTGTCTCCCCCTCCTGAATTACAGGAACAGCAAACAGGTAAACTCTCTCTACCCTGTCTGTCTCTAACCTAGCAGGCCAGTGCATCTCTCTCTAGCCTGTCTGTTCCTCTAACCTTGCAGGTCAGTGTGGTGTCTCTCTctagcctgtctgtctctctaaccTAGCAGGccagtgtgtctctctctagcctgtctgtctctaacCTAGCAGGCCAGTGCATCTCTCTCTAGCCTGTCTGTTCCTCTAACCTTGCAGGTCAGTGTGGTGTCTCTCTctagcctgtctgtctctctaaccTAGCAGGccagtgtgtctctctctagcctgtctgtctctaacCTAGCAGGCCAGTGCATCTCTCTCTAGCCTGTCTGTTCCTCTAACCTTGCAGGTCAGTGTGGTGTCTCTCTctagcctgtctgtctctctaactTAGCAGGccagtgtgtctctctctagcctgtctgtctctctaaccTAGCAGGCAAGTGTGTCTCTCTgtagcctgtctgtctctctaaccTAGCAGGCAAGTGTGTCTCTCTgtagcctgtctgtctctctaaccTAGCAGGCCAGTGTCTCTCACGCTAGCCTGTCAGTCTGCGTCTTGCTTGCTTGCCAGACACTTCCAGGATTGTGTTCTGTGACTTTTTTCTTGACAAAAGTGAAACTGAAATATGTTTGATAAATACTATTGGGTAACAGTGTTATAAAATACAGCTTGGAAAAGATAACTGTGTCATGCATGAACGTGTTCCAAGTCCACATACACAAAATGAAACTTGTACCTTCCAGCAGCAGCCTTTGTGGGAACCAGTTAACTCTTTCAGTCAAGGTTTAGTTACAACTCTGGACTAATATAAgatggaaattattttaaatttgatacTGATTCAGtattgaatttaaaatgttgcttaGCTGGCCATACTGGACAGTGTGAATGCACATCTCTCAGTAAATAATAACCATCAAGTATTTTACCAAGCTGCAGTAAAAATAGTGCATTATATTTGAATAAGATATCCAGGGTAGCCAGTTTGAATGGGCCTGATGCAGTTGGTCAAATGAATAATAGTACTGTTATCTATAATTTACAGGTGCTATACTTAGGTTCATCAGCAGAGCAGATGCTGGAGCACCAGCCAGTACAAGCCCAGACTCCACATCCAGCCTCAGCCAGTACTAACACAATGGTTGGCGTGGTTCACAGGTCAGGTAGGAGTGCCCCTGAGAACAATTTTGTTTACATCCTCAAGGAGATCAGGACCCGCTTTGCCCATAAATGTTagattatttattacaatttgctacatcacacacactgcaaactgCGTAACATACATAGTCTGTGAGATGTAGATTGATCTTTTCATATccttgtcattttgttttatccTTTCTTGAATTTTCAAATTAATCTCATAGGCAAAAGGTTCATCTACTCGCACAGACAGGGCAGGTGCCAGTGCAAGGTGAACcaggagaagggtggagaatAGAAAAGTCAGTGCTCACCTTTGCTTCTGCAAGTGAGACTCTTATGATATTTATCTCACCTTGCCAGTTTGGGTGACTGGTTGTCCAGACTTACTTGTTCTGTGCATTTCCATACTTTCCAAAAGGGTCTCCTGCCATGCCACCATCGCCAGTGAAGATGTACAAGTATCCATCATCAGCAAAGAGAATCTGGCCTCCGTTGTGATTAGAGGCAGGCTCATCAATCTCTAATATaattctgaggaaaaaaaaaacaaaggtatAAAATAGATCAGTGCTTGATAAACAACAGAAGTCCAAATAAATCCTAATTTCGAAATGACTAACTAATGCTAGTGTGTCCTTTCCATAATTCATCTCCAGCTTATACTGGACTGGAATGCTCAGCACGGGGTCAGCAGTAAGTCTCACCTTTCTGAACCATGATCAACCACGTTCTTATCTGCGGCAGAGATCCGGAACTCGCTGATACGGATTCGCTCGTCGAAGCCCACCTCAATGGAGTAGTACACGTACAGCTTGCCGTTGTACTTGAATCTGGGGTGGAACGTCAGGCCCAAGAATCCTCGCTCATCTCCCTCCCACGGGGATGTCAGCACAGCCTTTGTGATGTTGAGAAATGGTCTCTCCAGCTTCGACTTGTTCGGAAGGTACACCCAAACCAAGCCGATTTGCTCTGCAACGAAAAACCTGTGCGTGCCGTCGTTGGCATGTATCATAGCCAGAGGGTTTCGGAGCCCATTGGCGACTTCCTCTAAGCAGAGCTGGAGGCAGCCGTCAAGGTCGGAGGTCATACGGCCCAGGTTTTTGCCGAGCTGCTCATTGGTCAAGATATGAGGGTAGCAGTAGTCTGGGTCATCCAGCTCCAGGTACCGGCAAAACCCGTGCTGGTCGTGTTCCAGCTCGGACAGGCGTGGGTCCTCAGACAGCAGGGAGATTGTGGACCTACACTTAGAGTAGAACTGGGAACAGTAGTCAGGGCAGAGACCAGGAATGGATCTCAAGGGCGTGCTGGGGTCCTCAGCATCAAAAAGGTGAGCTGCATAGGGAGAGCATTCCTGATGGGAAAGAACAGGAAGAGTGGGAAGGGGGCTGAGTTTGGCAGACTCTAATACATTCGTGATTGGAAGAATCTGGAAGAGTGGGAAGAAGGCAtttgtctgctcctgttctgCACGTCCACATACTGCCATTGTCTACTTATTATGCTTTAAACGCAAAAACCACCACCAcgaccacacacaaaaaaaaagcgtTTAGCTTTTTAAAACCATCTGTGAACCAAGCTTGCATACACgcataaaaacacaataattcTCAAGGGCAGAATGACTATACCGAagctttcatttttacacaaaagtaattttaaacAAAAGTCTCTTTGCGTTTGATTACAATTCGCTACTCACCTGACAGATAAGGTCTTGAATGTACCCTGCACAATTTGCATAGCCGTAGTAGTCAAAGTTATCCACAATCTGGTAAAATTTGGTCATCAGTTCTTGGTCCCTAGCAAAGTCGCAGCAGCCAAAGTACTTGTACATTACGCAGAACTGGAGTTCCTGTTGTGGCTGAAAAGGGGGTTTAAAATCCAGGCACTGAGGATGCGATATTACAGGTGCTGTCCAAAGTCCTAATAAATATAGCAAAATAAAAGGCGATTGCATGAGATCGCCGAGTATAGAGCGAAATAACCCCATGCTGCTTCAGACCCCAGCTTCGGGTATATGGACCAAGTTGTGTAAATGGTTACAGAGGGAAATACTGCGTCCGTCCCGACTAGCTTTCGCCGCAGTGCACTTTGCCCGGCGTGTAATCATGAACTGACCCCAAGAATATCTTATGTTTTGCTTTCCACACAATCACCAAAACGCATGTCTGTAACTTAGCATATCTAGTGTGTCATCTGTTCGTTACCCTCAAACTACCTTTTCCTTCCATGCCCTGCAGCCTAAACACATTTCTTGCATCTCGCTGAGCGTAAAGTCAGCAGAACTACCACAGATTTATGCAGGTCTTCTGTCAGACGTTAGGTCAACGACCGCTAAGTTGTCGGTTTGCAGTGAGAGACTGGGCGAAAGTAATTTTCTGTTCAGTGTTTCGTGCATGCCTCGCATTAGTCATTAGCAGTTTTTCCACGCCTTCCCAATTACATGCACTTAGCTATATCCTTACTGCAAATGAAACAAACGAATCAACTAACAATATACTTTTGTTTAACTAGCTAAATCAGTGTTTTCTAGTGCCGTATGTAGCATTGCCTACAATGTTCTTAATGTTTCTTTTAGTGAAACACCACATTCAGCTCGTAATAATGCTAATTAACTGACACTTAGCATTAAATCCCATTTTTACTCAATTCTGCTTATAGTTGATGACCATactgttttttaaacttttctgCTTGTCTCACAAAAACAGATATCCTCCAACAATGATTGTATGACtttgtccactagatggcgatTGATTCACACCATTACCCTTAATAAGCTTCCACATTGTTTCTAAGTGGATATTTGgctattattaactatttaagAATcgatttaacatattttatttttgatattttattgcTGATATGCACTTCAACTAGACCTATTTACTACTGCAAAAAAGTCCAAAACATACGgactttaaaaatgtgttcaCTGTACAAAGGTAGTCAGCGTACTCTACAACATAAACTAAGAGATAGGTTAGTCGATTCTTTGAATAACCACGAAACTGCATTTGGTCGGTATATTATCTTCTGATTGCATGCAACATGCAAAGAAATGAAGGTGTGCTGTCCCTTTAAGAGAGCGGACTCTCGCAGGTTAGCAGCTTACTTGTCTAAATCCTGCCATCCTCTTCATCCTAGGATACCTGCTCGctgatatttttttatgtagCTGGCAGCCTTTGCGAAATTACCTTAACCTTTTAATATTGAAACAATtggacaaaataaaatgaaacaatactgctgaaataataaaaataaaattgtcgCCACTGAGTGGTTTAGTCAGTGATTGAAGGTGGGTTTGCCTATTTCGTTTCAGTCGTTTTCAGTAGAGAAAGTTTCTGAACAGTATGATTTTGATGGGGTACCCGAGTGGAATGTTTAATTAGTTcactttattttgtgtattttctgtgtcAAATGCCTGGTATTAAGGACTAGGAGCTTTGGATCGTTTTGCCCTACGAATGCTGCATGTACCGCTTCAGACGCCGCCGCTGACATCACAGCACTCTGCACCGATTCCAGATCAGTGAGAGTGCAACTTCGGACACCGCGGCTGACCGTCACAGCACTTTGCACCGACTCCAGATCAGTGGGAGTGCATCTTCGGACGCCGCCGCTAACATCACGGCACTCTGCACCGATCCCAGATCAGCGAGAGTGCAACTAGCACGCTTGAACGGCGGAGCTTCTGTTCTCATTATTTGTGGTGTGAGCTTCGAGCTGAGCGTCTGTTCTCGTACAGGTCAGCCGAAGAGCGGGACCCTTTCTCCGACGCAGTCACAAGTGGAAAGGCGATTTAGATTCGTGAGAGACAGAAATCAGCAGCGTTTCTTCTAAGTGAGGTATAGTTTTGAGGTGTTTCACTCTCCCCAATGCGCTCGTCGTTACTCGGATTTTCTGGATTTACTCTAAATATCAtgaatttaaatttgaatttaaCTTGTTTATCTAGGCATAATTAGataacagttttttttagatCCCTCTCATAGACTATCGCCGAAAGGAATATGGCAAAAAATGTAACCGATGATCCCAGGGATGATTTAAATAAGATTTCGGATGAAGAAATGTTCCGATTTAGCAAAGATGAACTTGTTAGAAGACTCCGAAAGCTGAATAATGAAAAGATGAACTTGATGATTGAGCATGGGAATATGATTAAGGACGTCAATCGGAGATTGCAAGTCCACCTCCACGAGATACGGAGCTTGAAGGAAGTGAACCAGAAACTGCAGGATGACAACCACGAGCTCCGAGAACTGTGCTGCTTCTTGGACGACGACCGGCAAAAGGGCAAGAAGCTCTCTCGCGAGTGGCAGCGATTCGGCCGGTACGCCGCCAGCGTGGTGTGGAAGGAGGTTGGCACCTACCAGCAGaagctgcaggagctggaggcccATCAGGAGAGCGTCGTGCGAGAGAACGTGGAGTTCAAGGAGATCATTGTgatgctggaggaggagagaaacgGGGCCGGCTCGAGGAACTCCATAGACAGCCAGTCAAGTTTGACCAACGGGGGCTCCGGTAACGTGAGGGACGTGGGCGATGGGAGCAGCACCTCCAGTACGGGCAGCGGCGGAAGCCCAGACCATCATCGCAGTCACGGGCATAAGCCTGCCGAGGCCAAGCCAGCATCCGTCAGGAGATCTATGGATGACTTGTCGGTCAACCCTATTCACAGAAGCATACCAAACGGCCTAAACGGTAAGCagataatgtaatgtaacagcTCCCTGGGAAAATGATGCTGTTCAAGTGATGGATTGTGTTGTAGACTGCCTCTCTGTAcactttctcctttctcctggCGGCTGCTTCCTGCTAGAGCTTAGAATTAAAAGATTGACCTAATATGCAATTCTTGAAGCAAGAGAAATatctaaccttttttttttctagactAGGGCAGTGTGATTTGTTGACTTTATAGTAATATATAGACATTCTgttcagaaaaaacaaaaacaaaacaaaaaacaaggaagCAGTATCTTACAGAGAAATTTGTGAGGTGAGATCACTAAACGTCCTGGAGTAACTATGGAAATGACACAAGTGCTTGTGGTTTTGGGGTTACTTTTTGGAAGGAGATATTTACACATGGCCATGTGAGAGTTTTGACGCAGAACAAGCTGACTGTGCAGATGGAGTTTTTACACAGAGCAGGCTGACTGTGCAGATGCAGTTTTTACATAGAGCAGGCTGACTGTGCAGATGCAGTTTTTACACAGAGCAGGCTGACTGTGCAGATGCAGTTTTTACACAGAACAGACTGACTGTGCAGATGGAGTGTTTACACAGAGCAGGCTGACTGTGCAAATGGAGTTTCACCAATTACCTTGGCCTGTGAAGTTAGATGTAATGAGGATTTAACTCTCTCTGTAGCTCAGTACACACTGCAGATTCAGTCAACAAGTCATCAGACTCCTAACTGAGAAACAAGAGGTATAATTCTTACAGGCTAatcaaaacaattaaacacaaagaATGCAGTCAGATTAATAATCAGTTAATAAGCTTTGGATAATAACACCATTAAGTAATAAGgaagtaattatttttttttcattacaataAAGATGTCTATTTCTGGGCATAGAATAATTAGTTTTATAGGTAAGTAAATGTACACAAAACAATTATTGCACAGAATGTACAGAGAGTATTCTAGGATGAATTAAGTAATATAGAATAAAATTAGCCACAGAAAGCTTTGTTTATCTAATTACACTACTACGTGATCAGTTATTGCTATAAGTTTCAGTTCTGTGTCTACTTTATTCAAAACAAGATGATGGAAGAACTTGTTTGCATGTGGATTATTTGTTCAGCCACCGCTGGATGTGGGCCTTATTAACTGATACAGTACAGAGCAAACTGTACTTAGCGATTACAGAAGGTGATGTGATGTAGTTTATCTGTCATGTTTCCACTTTTTATGGTCGTCACCTGCCAGAGCATTCTATAAATAGGTTGATGTGGGTTTTTTGGATCTGCTTGGTGTTACATAAACTTGTCACATCAGTTTTAACCTTTGAACCTTTAGGTGCAGTTTGTTCTTTCTTTAACAGTGCATTCCCATGAATGAAAGTTTCTGCTACCTTTTGGTAGTCTCTTTCCTGTCCATTTTTAATGGAGCTGTTAAGTTTTTCCAAATAAACTCCGGATGCATTTGTTGTGCAGACCACATTCTGTAGTACTCTGTTCTACTGAACTCTGTACCTGTTCTTTTGAAACTGCTTGCA is part of the Electrophorus electricus isolate fEleEle1 chromosome 13, fEleEle1.pri, whole genome shotgun sequence genome and encodes:
- the hhipl1 gene encoding HHIP-like protein 1, with the protein product MGLFRSILGDLMQSPFILLYLLGLWTAPVISHPQCLDFKPPFQPQQELQFCVMYKYFGCCDFARDQELMTKFYQIVDNFDYYGYANCAGYIQDLICQECSPYAAHLFDAEDPSTPLRSIPGLCPDYCSQFYSKCRSTISLLSEDPRLSELEHDQHGFCRYLELDDPDYCYPHILTNEQLGKNLGRMTSDLDGCLQLCLEEVANGLRNPLAMIHANDGTHRFFVAEQIGLVWVYLPNKSKLERPFLNITKAVLTSPWEGDERGFLGLTFHPRFKYNGKLYVYYSIEVGFDERIRISEFRISAADKNVVDHGSERIILEIDEPASNHNGGQILFADDGYLYIFTGDGGMAGDPFGKYGNAQNKSALLGKVLRIDVNDNERGPLYRIPPDNPFVHNHDARPEVYAYGVRNMWRCSVDRGDPYTKQGKGRLFCGDVGQNKYEEIDIVEKGKNYGWRAKEGFSCYDKKLCINGSLDDVLPIYAYPHKMGKSVTGGYVYRGCEYPNLNGMYIFGDFMSGRLMSLKENRNTGQWDYNEICMGIGQTCAFPNLINNYYQYIISFAEDEAGELYFMSTKLASATTPSGVVYKIVDPSRRAPPRKCHYNPIPVQVKSRLIKFKPKETLIGVDMPRKRPMASGGDEPTGSPHTTTKDWFQELLDILRERDTARGRTTPSPATTTRVPRQSRQRKGRRRKGNGKSERVIYRGAVRLVGDEAGRKDRGRVEIYVNGQWGTVCDDLWNTRSVAVVCRQLGFSHALKASKNAEFGEGRHLKMLLDDVQCEGTEETLLDCQHAGVGTHNCAHFEAAGAICGN
- the ccdc85ca gene encoding coiled-coil domain-containing protein 85C-A isoform X1; the protein is MAKNVTDDPRDDLNKISDEEMFRFSKDELVRRLRKLNNEKMNLMIEHGNMIKDVNRRLQVHLHEIRSLKEVNQKLQDDNHELRELCCFLDDDRQKGKKLSREWQRFGRYAASVVWKEVGTYQQKLQELEAHQESVVRENVEFKEIIVMLEEERNGAGSRNSIDSQSSLTNGGSGNVRDVGDGSSTSSTGSGGSPDHHRSHGHKPAEAKPASVRRSMDDLSVNPIHRSIPNGLNDSSNYIRQLETKVRILEDGNKQQGSVGDVKVLRKGLSLYHSESQLSSLSKHQDALQNGTTRLPSGDLLSPISSYLPSAQRPEALVHAMKVLEVHEKLDRQIPEDYNEDLSEKEKAIVREMCNVVWRKLGDAAGSKPSVRHQLSGNQFKGPV
- the ccdc85ca gene encoding coiled-coil domain-containing protein 85C-A isoform X2: MAKNVTDDPRDDLNKISDEEMFRFSKDELVRRLRKLNNEKMNLMIEHGNMIKDVNRRLQVHLHEIRSLKEVNQKLQDDNHELRELCCFLDDDRQKGKKLSREWQRFGRYAASVVWKEVGTYQQKLQELEAHQESVVRENVEFKEIIVMLEEERNGAGSRNSIDSQSSLTNGGSGNVRDVGDGSSTSSTGSGGSPDHHRSHGHKPAEAKPASVRRSMDDLSVNPIHRSIPNGLNDSSNYIRQLETKVRILEDGNKQGSVGDVKVLRKGLSLYHSESQLSSLSKHQDALQNGTTRLPSGDLLSPISSYLPSAQRPEALVHAMKVLEVHEKLDRQIPEDYNEDLSEKEKAIVREMCNVVWRKLGDAAGSKPSVRHQLSGNQFKGPV